Proteins co-encoded in one Brassica oleracea var. oleracea cultivar TO1000 chromosome C4, BOL, whole genome shotgun sequence genomic window:
- the LOC106342247 gene encoding structural maintenance of chromosomes protein 3, whose translation MYIKLVIIEGFKSYKEQVATEIFSPKVNCVVGANGSGKSNFFHAIRFVLSDIFQNLRNEDRHALLHEGAGHQVASAFVEIVFDNSDNRIPVDKEEIRLRRTIGLKKDEYFLDGKHITKNEVMNLLESAGFSRSNPYYVVQQGKIASLTLMKDPERLDLLKEIGGTRVYEERRRESLKIMQDTGNKRKQIIQVVQYLDERLRELDEEKEELRKYQQLDKQRKSLEYTIYDKELHETREKLEQVEVARTKASEESTKMYDRVEKAQDESRSLDESLKGLTKELQTLNKEKETVEARRTEAIKKKTKLELDENDFKERMAGNIQSKNDALEQLSMVEREMQDSLKELEAINPLYESQVDKEKQTTKRIMELEKKLSILYQKQGRSTQFSNKAARDKWLRKEIEDLKRVLDLNLNQEQKLQDEIFRLNTDLTERDGHIKKCEAEIGELESHISKSHEQFNIKKRERDEEQRKRKEKWGEESELSSELEKLKTELERAKKNLDHATPGDVRRGLSSIKRICSEYKINGVFGPLVELVDCEEKFFTAVEVTAGNSLFHVVVENDDISTQIIKHLNSRKGGRVTFIPLNRVKAPHVNYPQSTDAIPLLRRLKFDSRFAPALGQVFGRTVVCRDLNVATRVAKNDGLDCITLEGDQVSRKGGMTGGFYDHRRSKLRFMNTIIQNTKSINTKEKVLEDVRRQLQVIDQQITQLVTEQQRLEADWTHSKLQVEQLKQEIANANRQKQAIRKALENKEKSLDDIRTQIDQLRSSMAMKEAEMGTELVDHLTPEEREQLSRLNPEIKDLKEKLIAYKTDRIERETRKAELETNLSTNLKRRINELQATIASIEDDSLPSSAGLKTQELDDARLFVEEITNELESLCRSIDEKTKQVKKFKDEKAKLKALQDDCEMTVQDANKKLEELFSLRNTLLAKQEEYTKKIRGLGPLSSDAFDTYKRKNIKELQKMLHRCTEQLQQFSHVNKKALDQYVNFTEQREELQKRQAELDAGDEKIKELITVLDQRKDESIERTFKGVARNFREVFSKLVQGGHGHLVMTKKKDRDHDDEDDEDDGGREADAEGRVEKYLGVKVKVSFTGQGETQSMKQLSGGQKTVVALALIFAIQRCDPAPFYLFDEIDAALDPQYRTAVGNMIRGLADDSVSTQFITTTFRPELVKVADKIYGVFHKNRVSIVQVISKDQALDFIEKDQSHDT comes from the exons ATGTATATTAAGCTG GTTATAATCGAAGGATTCAAGAGTTACAAAGAGCAAGTCGCTACTGAGATTTTCAGCCCCAAAGTTAACTGCGTTG TTGGGGCAAATGGTTCTGGGAAAAGCAACTTCTTCCATG CAATTCGTTTCGTGTTGAGTGACATCTTCCAAAATCTGCGGAATGAAGATAGGCACGCACTACTCCAT GAAGGTGCTGGTCATCAGGTTGCTTCTGCGTTCGTGGAGATCGTCTTTGATAACTCCGACAACCGCATCCCG GTTGATAAGGAAGAAATTCGCTTGCGCCGAACTATTGGTCTGAAGAAGGATGAGTATTTCCTGGACGGGAAACACATTAC AAAAAATGAAGTTATGAATTTACTTGAGAGTGCTGGGTTTTCTCGTTCTAATCCGTACTATGTTGTTCAACAAGGAAAG ATAGCCTCATTGACACTGATGAAAGACCCAGAACGGCTGGATCTGCTAAAAGAGATTGGTGGTACCCGTGTTTATGAGGAGAGGCGCCGTGAGAGCTTAAAGATCATGCAGGATACAG GGAATAAACGGAAGCAGATAATCCAAGTTGTGCAATACCTGGATGAAAGACTAAGGGAATTGGACGAAGAGAAAGAAGAACTCAGAAAATACCAACAACTTGATAAGCAGAGAAAATCACTGGAATACACCATTTACGACAAAGAGCTTCACGAAACTAGGGAGAAACTGGAACAG GTAGAAGTTGCAAGAACTAAGGCATCTGAAGAGTCTACAAAAATGTATGATAGAGTTGAGAAGGCCCAGGACGAGTCCAGAAGCTTAGATGAGTCGCTGAAAGGACTGACAAAGGAGCTTCAGACATTGAACAAGGAGAAAGAAACTGTTGAAGCACGAAGAACTGAAGCTATAAAGAAGAAGACAAAACTGGAGCTTGATGAGAATGACTTTAAGGAACGGATGGCTGGAAATATCCAATCTAAG AATGATGCCCTTGAGCAACTTAGTATGGTGGAAAGAGAAATGCAGGATTCTTTGAAGGAACTAGAGGCGATTAATCCTTTGTATGAAAGTCAAGTTGACAAGGAGAAGCAGACGACAAAAAG AATCATGGAGCTGGAGAAAAAGCTTAGTATTCTTTATCAGAAACAAGGCCGTTCAACTCAGTTTTCAAATAAGGCTGCACGAGACAAATGGCTCCGCAAGGAGATTGAGGATCTTAAGCGTGTTTTAGACTTAAATCTGAATCAA GAGCAAAAACTTCAGGATGAAATTTTTCGCCTCAATACTGATTTGACAGAGCGTGATGGACACATCAAGAAATGCGAAGCTGAAATTGGTGAACTGGAATCTCACATTTCTAAGTCCCATGAACAATTTAATATTAAAAAGAGGGAGAGAGATGAAGAACAGAGAAAAAGAAA GGAAAAATGGGGAGAAGAAAGTGAACTATCTTCTGAACTTGAGAAGTTGAAAACGGAACTTGAAAGGGCAAAGAAAAACCTTGATCATGCCACTCCAGGA GATGTTAGGCGAGGGCTGAGCTCTATTAAACGGATTTGCTCTGAGTATAAGATCAATGGAGTTTTTGGCCCACTTGTTGAGTTGGTTGATTGCGAGGAAAAGTTTTTCACTGCAGTTGAAGTCACTGCTGGAAACAG CTTATTTCACGTGGTAGTTGAGAACGATGATATTTCAACCCAAATAATTAAACACCTGAATTCTCGAAAGGGTGGACGGGTAACCTTCATACCTCTGAATCGAGTTAAGGCTCCTCACGTAAATTATCCACAAAGTACTGATGCAATACCACTACTGAGAAGATTGAAGTTCGATTCTAGATTTGCACCAGCATTGGGCCAG GTTTTTGGTAGAACAGTAGTATGTCGTGATCTGAATGTGGCAACAAGAGTTGCTAAGAACGATGGCTTAGATTGCATAACTCTGGAAG GTGACCAGGTTAGCAGAAAGGGTGGCATGACCGGTGGATTTTATGACCACAGGCGGTCAAAATTGAGATTCATGAATACCATAATACAAAATACAAAGTCTATAAATACGAAGGAGAAGGTGTTGGAGGATGTTAGAAGACAGCTACAAG TGATAGATCAGCAGATCACACAGCTTGTTACTGAGCAGCAGAGGCTTGAAGCAGACTGGACGCATAGCAAACTACAGGTGGAGCAACTGAAGCAAGAGATAGCTAATGCGAATAGGCAGAAACAAGCTATACGTAAAGCCCTTGAAAATAAG GAGAAATCACTAGATGATATTAGAACACAAATTGATCAACTAAGATCTAGCATGGCCATGAAGGAAGCTGAAATGGGAACAGAACTTGTGGATCATCTAACCCCAGAGGAAAGGGAGCAATTGTCACGACTAAACCCCGAAATTAAGGATCTTAAGGAGAAACTTATTGCATATAAGACAGATCGCATTGAG AGGGAGACAAGGAAAGCAGAGTTGGAGACTAACTTATCTACCAACTTAAAGAGGAGAATAAATGAGTTACAGGCTACAATAGCTTCCATCGAGGATGATAGTTTGCCTAGTTCAGCTGGCTTAAAAACACAAGAACTCGATGATGCAAGATTGTTTGTTGAAGAGATCACAAACGAGCTCGAAA GTCTCTGTCGAAGCATTGATGAGAAGACTAAGCAGGTCAAGAAATTTAAAGATGAGAAAGCGAAGTTAAAG GCATTGCAAGATGACTGTGAGATGACAGTGCAAGATGCAAATAAAAAATTGGAGGAACTATTCAGCCTTCGCAACACACTCCTTGCGAAGCAAGAAGAGTATACAAAGAAAATTAGGGGATTGGGTCCATTGTCATCTGACGCTTTTGACAC GTACAAACGGAAAAATATCAAGGAGCTGCAGAAAATGCTACACCGATGCACTGAACAACTGCAACAATTCAGCCATGTAAACAAGAAAGCGCTTGATCAATATGTAAATTTCACAGAACAACGAGAAGAACTTCAGAAACGGCAAGCAGAGCTTGATGCAGGAGATGAG AAAATTAAAGAACTGATAACAGTTCTGGATCAGCGGAAAGATGAATCTATAGAACGTACTTTCAAAGGGGTTGCACGCAACTTCCGGGAGGTATTCTCTAAGCTTGTGCAAGGTGGGCATGGTCACCTTGTCATGACGAAGAAAAAG GACCGCGATCACGATGATGAAGATGATGAGGATGATGGAGGTCGTGAGGCTGATGCAGAGGGAAGGGTTGAGAAATACCTTGGCGTAAAAGTGAAG GTGTCGTTTACTGGTCAAGGGGAGACACAGTCAATGAAACAATTGTCGGGAGGCCAAAAGACCGTCGTTGCTCTCGCATTAATCTTTGCCATCCAGAGATGCGATCCTGCACCATTCTATCTTTTTGATGAGATTGATGCCGCACTCGATCCTCAGTATCGAACTGCTGTGGGCA ACATGATTCGTGGTTTAGCTGATGACAGTGTAAGCACGCAGTTCATTACCACAACTTTCCGTCCCGAGCTTGTGAAGGTTGCGGATAAGATATATGGAGTATTTCATAAGAACAGAGTGAGTATTGTGCAAGTTATATCAAAGGATCAGGCGTTGGACTTCATCGAGAAAGATCAGTCCCATGATACTTGA
- the LOC106338973 gene encoding uncharacterized protein LOC106338973, which translates to MSIIEDTSIDQSTFECDDQFLNFPPFEKIGNGTLNTHFLTDAVGQVSNLSDVQTVQVAGNDKKKVEFRLMDINMPNDEFALALTATKKDKRPIKDLIDDWNDVGIISISEIITATQEEDCKIICSIESIDTDWSWFIFGHVSRNRCNKRCMRIKSKGGGNLAPNEKPIFWCTTCRVNTTTVTPQFKLHLTVKDDTSTCKLMLLDFVAKVVVGFEAKDIRDGSYEEIEDPDILPQAITDLILQLESNSEPITHVSSGSSIMSGGEVSIREKNEASSSEGSSTPFSKRKG; encoded by the exons ATGTCTATCATTGAAGACACCTCTATAGACCAAAGTACTTTTGAGTGTGATGATCAGTTTCTGAATTTCCCACCTTTTGAAAAGATTGGAAATGGAACTCTTAATACTCACTTCCTGACCG ATGCTGTTGGTCAAGTTTCCAATCTTAGTGACGTCCAAACTGTCCAAGTTGCGGGGAATGATAAGAAAAAAGTTGAATTTCGCTTAATGGACATCAA TATGCCAAATGATGAGTTTGCTCTTGCTCTAACGGCTACAAAGAAAGACAAGCGTCCGATCAAGGATCTAATTGATGATTGGAATGATGTTGGTATTATATCTATCTCTGAAATCATCACAGCAACTCAG GAGGAGGATTGCAAAATAATCTGCTCAATCGAATCTATTGATACGGATTGGAGCTGGTTTATTTTTGGTCATGTTAGCCGGAACAGGTGTAACAAGCGTTGCATGAGAATCAAATCGAAGGGTGGTGGTAATTTGGCTCCAAATGAGAAACCAATATTCTGGTGCACAACATGTCGTGTTAATACCACCACCGTAACCCCACA ATTCAAATTGCATCTCACTGTCAAGGATGACACCAGTACTTGCAAACTAATGCTTCTTGATTTTGTTGCTAAAGTCGTTGTGGGCTTTGAGGCTAAAGATATTAGGGATGGTTCCTATGAAGAG ATTGAAGATCCAGATATTTTGCCTCAAGCTATAACAGATTTG ATTCTCCAACTCGAGTCCAACTCTGAGCCTATTACTCATGTTAGCTCTGGTTCATCAATTATGTCCGGTGGAGAG GTTTCTATAAGAGAAAAAAACGAAGCAAGTTCATCAGAAGGTTCTTCAACGCCATTTTCAAAGCGTAAGGGATAA